The window ATGTGAAATTTGATCTGATCATTGGTTTTTCTGTGTTCACCCATATTCCAGCAGCATTGCAAGATCAATGGTTGAAAGTATTGGCAGATAGTTTATCGGATGAAGGGGTGCTGCTGTTTACCACACATGGTAAAGCTTATCAGCATCATTTAACAAGACAGCAACTGACTGTATTAGAGAAAAATGGTATCTGGGATAATTCAACAGGTATTGCCGGCAGTAGAAACAGGGCCATTTATCATGATGCAACTGTTTTTCAAAAAACACTTGCATTACATCTTGATGTGTTAAGGCATTATGATGGTGCAAACTATCCGAATCTCATCGGTGGGCAAGATATCTGGATATGCAAAAAAAAGTCCCGCAATTGCGGGACTGAATAATTAGCGTAAGAAAAGCATTTCGCGATACTTAGGCAGTGTCCAGTTAGGATCATCTACCAAGAGCTCCAGCTTATCTACATGATAACGGATATCATCAAAGTATTTGCCTTTTACATCATCGCAATAAGCGATGGCTTTTGCTCTGGTATCTTCCAGCTTGTTGGCTACTTTTCTGGCTTCAACCATGCCATCAACTTTGCTGTATACTTGTTGAATATGCTCGCTGATTTGCTTCAGGATAGTGAGCTGACTAGCATAGGCAGATTCTGGTAAGCCGGCTGCTTTCAAACCATTCACATTAGCCAACAACTCGTTTTGGTATTTCACAGCTGCAGGCAGGATGTGGTTAATAGCTAAGTCGCCCATCACACGAGCTTCAATCTGTACTTTCTTGATATAGTTCTCGAGTTCAATCTCATGACGTGCTTCCAGCTCTGAATGCGTGTACACATTATTGCTTTCGAACAGATGCTTGGCTTTTTCAGTAACCATTGCATCCAAAGCAACTGGAGTAGTCTTCATATTAGGCAGGCCACGGCGCTCAGCTTCTTTATGCCACTCATCGCTATAGCCATCACCTTCGAACAATACTTTTTTGCTCTCAACAATGTATTTCTGAATCACATGCATTACGGCAATCTCTTTCTTGTCGCCCTTCTCAATCAATGCATCTACATCTTTTTTGAACTGACGCAAAGTAGCAGCCATGATGGTGTTCAGGGTTGTCATGGCATTGGCGCAGTTGGCTGAAGAACCTACTGCACGGAATTCAAACTTATTACCGGTAAAGGCAAAAGGTGAAGTTCTGTTACGGTCTGTGTTGTCCAGCATCAATTCTGGAATGCTGCGGTGCAGATCGAGTTTCAGGATGGCTTCATCCTGCTCATCGAATTTATCACCTACACGTGCTTCAATATCAGACAATACTTTAGCGAGATACTGACCCACGAATACAGAGATAATAGCAGGAGGCGCTTCGTTGGCACCCAGACGGTGATCGTTTGGTGCAGAAGCGATAGATGCACGCATGATGTCTGCATAATCATGTACTGCTTTGATGGTGTTCACGAAGAATGTCAGGAACATCAGGTTGGTCTTAGGTGTTTTGCCTGGAGCCAACAGGTTAACACCTGTATCTGTTGCCATCGACCAGTTATTGTGCTTACCGCTACCGTTGATACCAGCGAATGGCTTCTCATGCAGCAATACTTTCAGCTTATGACGCTTAGCAACACGGCTCATTACATCCATCAACAAAGTGTTGTGGTCAACCGCAATATTCACTTCTTCGAAAATAGGCGCACACTCAAACTGTGCAGGCGCTACCTCGTTGTGGCGTGTACGCAAGGGAATACCCAGCTTGTAAGACTCTTGCTCGAAATCGCGCATGAATGCATACACGCGCTCGGGGATAGAACCAAAATAATGGTCTTCCAATTGCTGACCTTTCGCAGGGCTTGCACCAAATACGGTACGACCGCACTGTACCAGATCGGGACGAGCATTACCTAATGCTTCGTCAATCACAAAGTATTCCTGTTCCCAACCGAGGGTAGGTGTTACTTTGGTAACATTCTTATCGAAATAATGACAAACATCAACAGCTGCTTTGTTGATGGCCTCTAAGGCTTTCAATAAAGGTGCTTTGTAGTCAAGTGATTCACCTGTATAAGAAACAAAGATGGTTGGGATACACAATGTTTTACCCTGACCAATCTCCATAATAAACATAGGAGAGGATGGATCCCATGCAGTATAGCCACGTGCTTCAAAAGTTGCACGGAGACCACCACTGGGGAATGAAGATGCATCTGGTTCCTGCTGAATCAACGCAGCACCATCAAATTCTTCGATGGCTGTACCATCACCTTTCAGTGTGAAGAAAGAATCATGTTTCTCAGCAGTAGTACCGGTAAGTGGCTGAAACCAGTGAGTGAAGTGGGTAACACCCTTGCTTTCTGCCCATGCTCTGATACCGTTGGCAATATGACTGGCCACAGCACGGTCAATTTTTTTACCACCCTTAATACTGCTCGATAAGCTTTTGTAAGCTTCATCGCTCAGGAATTCGCGGGCTGTTTTCAGGGTAAATACATTGGCACCAAAGATTCCGGTAATCTTGGTACTGCCGGCTACTTTTACCTCATTGGCATCGCTTGTGAGATTTCCAATGGCTTCGAAACGTAGAGACATATAAAAATTGGTTTATTTAGGGCGCAAATTAAACCAATAAGCTGCAAATCCCGACGTTAGTTCGCCTTAAAAATCCAAAAATGGGTATGGAATGGGGAAAATTATTTACATATAATTTATTTATATATAAATAAAATTCAATTCAAGCCTTACTGCACCACCAGCTTCTTCATTTCATAACGTGTATCCTTGCCTTCCAGCTTT is drawn from Chitinophagales bacterium and contains these coding sequences:
- a CDS encoding glutamine synthetase III, which codes for MSLRFEAIGNLTSDANEVKVAGSTKITGIFGANVFTLKTAREFLSDEAYKSLSSSIKGGKKIDRAVASHIANGIRAWAESKGVTHFTHWFQPLTGTTAEKHDSFFTLKGDGTAIEEFDGAALIQQEPDASSFPSGGLRATFEARGYTAWDPSSPMFIMEIGQGKTLCIPTIFVSYTGESLDYKAPLLKALEAINKAAVDVCHYFDKNVTKVTPTLGWEQEYFVIDEALGNARPDLVQCGRTVFGASPAKGQQLEDHYFGSIPERVYAFMRDFEQESYKLGIPLRTRHNEVAPAQFECAPIFEEVNIAVDHNTLLMDVMSRVAKRHKLKVLLHEKPFAGINGSGKHNNWSMATDTGVNLLAPGKTPKTNLMFLTFFVNTIKAVHDYADIMRASIASAPNDHRLGANEAPPAIISVFVGQYLAKVLSDIEARVGDKFDEQDEAILKLDLHRSIPELMLDNTDRNRTSPFAFTGNKFEFRAVGSSANCANAMTTLNTIMAATLRQFKKDVDALIEKGDKKEIAVMHVIQKYIVESKKVLFEGDGYSDEWHKEAERRGLPNMKTTPVALDAMVTEKAKHLFESNNVYTHSELEARHEIELENYIKKVQIEARVMGDLAINHILPAAVKYQNELLANVNGLKAAGLPESAYASQLTILKQISEHIQQVYSKVDGMVEARKVANKLEDTRAKAIAYCDDVKGKYFDDIRYHVDKLELLVDDPNWTLPKYREMLFLR